From Bradyrhizobium erythrophlei:
CATCGCGGCTGCTGAAAACTATGGGCACACTGCGCTTCGCCAACGCAATTATGTCGCGATCGCGAGCCAGTAGCTCCTCTGCCTTAAAGTATTTCGGCCAGAACCGATGCTGGAAATCTGGAATCCAGAATATGGGGCGAGGAACGGTTGCGAGGCCCCAGGACGGATACAGGACTGGAAACGTCCAGTCGACCTTGGCAAAAAGCTTGCGTTGTGGGTTTTGGTCGTTGTGTATGCCGCGATGGGTCTGAAGGTAGCGGTCAAGCAGCGGCTTCAGAAGGAGCGACTGCCCTGCCCCATTAAATATGCCGATCACAGAATTGCATTGAAACAGAGCGGCAACTAGTTCGTTCAGGCTGGGGTTATTCTGCACATCATCCATCACAACGACGACGAGGCGGGGTCGTTGTGACTTCGGCAAGGAAGCCATGATTCGCCCGAAATTAAGCAAATAGATCTGGCCTCCAAGCCAACCGCGCAGATATGGTAATATGGGCACGCAAATGAGCTGACGTTCCGGCTTGACGGGTTTCAAATGCGCGACGGTCGGAAAAATTGAGAGGAAAGTGGCGGCCGTGATGGCAGCTGGATATCCAGGGCTGAGCTTCAGTGCGCGATCAAATGAACATCGAGCCTCTTCGACGTGTCCAACTTCTAAAGCTGCGACTCCGCGACCATACTCAGCTTCGACAAAGTCAGGAACTATATCTAGAACCTTGCGGTAGATTCCTAGAGCGTCGGTCGCCGAGCCATTTGCTAAAGTCCACTCCGCCAGCCGGAGCCCCGCTTCCGGAAATTCGGGATTGATATCGAACGCCCGACGGAAGGATTCGAGCGCCTCAACTTCAAGTCCCAAGCGAGCCTCAGCCTTGCCACGGCTCAAATACGCTTCGGCAAAATCCGGCGCAATTTCAAGTGCCCGGCCATATAATTCGAAAGCTGCAGCCTCATCGTCATCAACAAGCGCCAGCTCCGCCAATTTTAAAGCAGCCTCGGGATTCGGCGGCTCTGCGTTCAGTGCACGATGCAAGGCGTGCGACGCCTCGGCGGTGCGACCGAGCTGCAGCGCCGCGACGCCCCATAGAAAGGAGGCTTCTGAAATGAAGAACCCGCTATCGATTGCGCATTGAAACAGATCAAGAGCAGCAGCGAACTCCCGACGCTGGATTGCCTCTTTACCCGAGCGCAGATTTGCTGCGGCTTCATCGATCCGCTTCGCGTTTTCGATCCGCAGAGTTTCTTCGGCCTCATCGATCCGCTTCACGTTTTCGATCTCGTGACGGGTGAATGACCGAATATACGATACAAGATGAATTCCAAGCAAACGGCGGGTGAGCTCCTTCAATTGCGAGAGCATCGCGTGTCAGCTTTCAGCGCCTTGACGGTTTTTTGGTACACGAGCTTCCCCTTAATTTACTCAATCTCAGCTTATCCAATTCCTAGCACGCAGCTCACGGCTAGCCTCCATGGCGGATCCAATACGCATAGTCAGCTAGACCTTGGTCAAGAGATACCCGGGCAATCTGGCCGAATTCAGAGAGCCGTCGAACGTCCGCCTGTTGATGCATCGGATCTCCAGGTCTAGATATTCCGGTAAACGAAATCTCGGCATTAGATTCCATTGCGGAAACCAATTTTGACGCGAGAACCATTGTGGGCGTCGCGCGGCCAGTCCCAATGTTGAATGTTCCCAACGCCGTCTCGCATTGTGCAAGTGTTACCACCATGGTAGCTGCGTCGACCACATGAATGAAATCTCGGCTCTCACTGCCCGTCCCTCCAAGCGTTATAGCTGATTGCCCGGATAACAAACGTTGCGCAATATCCCACAGAAGTAATTTCTTCTGCCATGGACCATATACGGAAAAAAATCTCGCAACGATCAATTGCATTCCGTAAATTTGCGCCCGCTCGCGACACATGTCTTCCGTTAGCATCTTGGTCTTGCCGTATTCGGAGATCGGATTAACGGGTGCGCTCTCGGAGATTGCTCCCTCGGACACCATTCCATAAACTGCCGCGCTCGAAGGATATATAAGTCGCGTCGCTGGGCAAAGCTGGCCCAACACTTCGGTCAATAGCTCGGCCGATCCAAATGTGCGCTCGTAATCCGCTGTCGGATTGTCGGCAGCCTGGCCCACCGAGCCGCTGCCAATTGCATGGAAAACTACAGCGGGCGCGCCGAAACGCCGATGAGCCCTCTTAAGCATTTGAGGCTCGAAATCTCCGACTTCGATCGCTGCAAACCCCCATTCGACGGCTGACGCCAGCGCAATAGGCCGACGCGAAAACCCCGTAACCTTGAAACCATCGCGATTTAACTGCCTTGCGACGTAACGACCAAGAAAACTCGTAGCCCCAGTCACCCACGCGACGGGGGATTCCAACTTGACATCCATATTCGACATTCCCTTAAGCAAGTCGGAAAACGGCACCCGCTAGTTTACCGCTCAATACTCCAACAATTAGCCCGTCTTATTCGCCAGAGGGCGCCTGACAGGCTGGCGAGGTGGTGTAAAGTGCTGATGCGGCGTAGGATTCGGTTTGCGAAGCCAACCCCATCGTTTTCCACCGCAAAACGCCACACCCACCATGACCGATGATACGATGCTGCCATTCTCGTTTCCAGCGGTTCACGGCAGGAAACAGCCGCCCCGGATGACGCTCGTTTGACCTCCAACCGGGCGGGATGGCTGACCGGCGTCTAGGTTTGGCCGACAATTTGGCCTTGGTGTTCCCGGACCGCTCCGCTATCCCGACTAGGGTCGTTGCTTAGCCTGTCGATATTTCTGCGCGCGCATGTTCGCAATCTGCTGCGGCGACGAGGATGCCGACGACCTCAATCACCTGCGGTCCGATCCCGCATTCAAGCCGGCCTTCGGACGACTGCCGGATACGGGTCGCGTTCTGTGTTCCCACGGACGCTGTCGAGCCTGTAGAACGCTCCGCGCCTGCGCAACGTGATCCGCCTGACCTGCACTTTTGCCGACACATGGACGGATAACTGAGCCGGCATTCGTCGCGCTCCGTGGCGGTCGTGCTGCACCGGCAACAACCCCAGGCGCTGGCGAGGTGCGCGCCCATCTTCGCCGCGTGATACGGCACATTGGGACGTGGCAAGACGCGAATTACGTTCCGTGGCGACGGGCACTATGCCAGGGCGGAGAAGATGACGTGGTGCGGCAACGGCTTCGACTACATCTTCGGTCTGTCCGGTACCAAGCCTCTCGCGAGAAAATTCGACGACGACATCCGCACGCTACGCGCCATCGACAACCTGACTGTTCTGCGCGGCTAAACCGAGACCCACCACAAGGCAAAGTAGGATCGCTTTCGACCTTGACTTTCGCTTCGTCGTCACCAGCGTGGCGATGCTGCGCTGGTCACAGGAGCACGGCATCGCATGGCACTACATCGCGCCCGGAAAGCCGCAACAAAATGCCTTCGTCGCGAGCTTCAACGGCCGGCTGCAGGACGAATGCCTCAACGAGACGCTGTTCACGTCCCTTGCCCATGCCCGCGAAGACTTGGCAGTCTGGAAGGACGATTACAATACGGTGAGACCTCATAGCGGTCTCGGCAATCTCGTACCGTCGATCTAAGTCCGGACCGAACCTATTCCGATGGGGGTTGCTTTTGTAAAGCGATACGATGGAGAGTCTTCAATGAAGTACTCTTAAACATTCAAATAATTTTCGCGGGATCAACGACGTTGACTTTTGGGTGGACATCGATTCCTAGCTCTAGAAAAGCGAGGGAACGGCTAGAAACTTCGCCATCCGATCTGGACTTGCAGCTGCTTATTCTGAGTCGAAACGCCAAGGCGACTATCAATATTTCCTCACCGCACAACCAACTCCGTACCCGCAATCCGCATAAGTGAAAGCTGAGTATCTTGGATCCGAAGCTACGACCTCGTGCCATACCTTTCCGAGTTCGGGATGTATGGGATGACAAACATCATCAAAAACGATCGCTCCCCCGATTTTGAGTCGCGGCAGGACGTCGCAAAGATCTTGAACAGCTCCCTCTAGAGTGTGATCACCGTCGACAGTAATGAGGTCAAAGCTTTCGCCAGGATTGCGAGCAAAGTACAGGGGCACAGTAACGTGGCTATCGCCATCAATAAACTTCATATCGCCACAATGCCCGATGCGCTTGAGCTCTTGCCTGACGAAATCCGGACCCGGATTTTCCATCCCAGCGTAGCCCTCGACCCACATATCGAACATGACCAGCTCACATTCGGGGTTCGCTGAAACGACAGCTGCAACGCTGCGACCGCGGCGCACCCCAATCTCGAGGTAACGCTTTGGCGCGAGCAAGTCGGCAAGACATGACAACACGGTCACTATGTCCGCGTAGCGCCAATTTCTTCCGAAGCGGCTTAACCCATCAGAAAAAAACTGAATCAGAAATGCCGTGTAATCGTCGGGCGTCAGACGGCGCATCAGCTCGATACCGCGCTCAACGTAATTTTGGCTAAACAAGTGAGCCTCAACCGTTTGCGCACCAATCAGCACCGGCGGATACCATTGAGTTTGGCCCGACGGCACGATGTGCGAGACCGCCTTGACCGTCTCAACGGCGGCGCCATACGCCGGCCGCGAATAGGTCCGCGACCCGCTCGTATCAATCGACCTAGCTTCCTTTAAGAAGAACCTTCGCACGCCCGCCAGCTCCGTATGTTAAACTGCATGCAAAATCCTAACACGTTAAGTCCATTCGGGCCACTACAGTGAGTTGTTTTCGACGATAGATCGAACGTCTTTTATCTTCACAATTCAGACAATTATCCGTCAAGGCCGGACTGGATCAAGCGCACAGACGGATGTTCACCCTGGCGTCAGGCAATCAAAGCTCGAAACCCGCGGCGATCGCGTCCTCGGCGAACATCTTCACTGTCTCCAGTGAATAGTCGTCGAGATTCTTGCCCACCAAAGAAAGCTTCTTCAAAATATCGTTCGTTACGGTAATGACCTGACATCCGATCGAATCCGCGTGAAATATATTCAACAGCTCGCGGGGGCTCGCCCAAATAAGCTCTGACGCCGGCGCCACCCTCAGAAGTTCTACGGCGGCGGCCATCATCGGCAGCGGATCCAGACCCGTATCGGCGACCCGACCCGCGAACACCGAAACATAGCTCGGCACATTCGGATCGAGCGCGGACACGACGTCACGAACCTGGGTCAACGTCATCAACGCCGTCACGTTCAGCTTGACCTTCTTGGCGGCCAGCTTTTCGATCAGTTTGTAGCTGGTTTGGCGCTTGGTATTCATCACAGGGATCTTGACGTAGACATTCTTGCCCCAGCTCGCGATCTCTAGCGCCTGACGCTCCATGTCCGCGAACTCGTCAGAGAATACTTCGAGCGATATCGGTCTGTCCGGAATGGCTTTCAGAATATCGAGCGCGAAGGCCTTGTAGTCGGTGATCCCTGCCTTGCGCATCAAGGTCGGATTGGTCGTCAGACCTTTTACGAATGGCTTTG
This genomic window contains:
- a CDS encoding class I SAM-dependent methyltransferase, which translates into the protein MRRFFLKEARSIDTSGSRTYSRPAYGAAVETVKAVSHIVPSGQTQWYPPVLIGAQTVEAHLFSQNYVERGIELMRRLTPDDYTAFLIQFFSDGLSRFGRNWRYADIVTVLSCLADLLAPKRYLEIGVRRGRSVAAVVSANPECELVMFDMWVEGYAGMENPGPDFVRQELKRIGHCGDMKFIDGDSHVTVPLYFARNPGESFDLITVDGDHTLEGAVQDLCDVLPRLKIGGAIVFDDVCHPIHPELGKVWHEVVASDPRYSAFTYADCGYGVGCAVRKY
- a CDS encoding transaldolase, with the protein product MYAKPFVKGLTTNPTLMRKAGITDYKAFALDILKAIPDRPISLEVFSDEFADMERQALEIASWGKNVYVKIPVMNTKRQTSYKLIEKLAAKKVKLNVTALMTLTQVRDVVSALDPNVPSYVSVFAGRVADTGLDPLPMMAAAVELLRVAPASELIWASPRELLNIFHADSIGCQVITVTNDILKKLSLVGKNLDDYSLETVKMFAEDAIAAGFEL
- a CDS encoding NAD-dependent epimerase/dehydratase family protein, which produces MDVKLESPVAWVTGATSFLGRYVARQLNRDGFKVTGFSRRPIALASAVEWGFAAIEVGDFEPQMLKRAHRRFGAPAVVFHAIGSGSVGQAADNPTADYERTFGSAELLTEVLGQLCPATRLIYPSSAAVYGMVSEGAISESAPVNPISEYGKTKMLTEDMCRERAQIYGMQLIVARFFSVYGPWQKKLLLWDIAQRLLSGQSAITLGGTGSESRDFIHVVDAATMVVTLAQCETALGTFNIGTGRATPTMVLASKLVSAMESNAEISFTGISRPGDPMHQQADVRRLSEFGQIARVSLDQGLADYAYWIRHGG
- a CDS encoding tetratricopeptide repeat protein, with the protein product MLSQLKELTRRLLGIHLVSYIRSFTRHEIENVKRIDEAEETLRIENAKRIDEAAANLRSGKEAIQRREFAAALDLFQCAIDSGFFISEASFLWGVAALQLGRTAEASHALHRALNAEPPNPEAALKLAELALVDDDEAAAFELYGRALEIAPDFAEAYLSRGKAEARLGLEVEALESFRRAFDINPEFPEAGLRLAEWTLANGSATDALGIYRKVLDIVPDFVEAEYGRGVAALEVGHVEEARCSFDRALKLSPGYPAAITAATFLSIFPTVAHLKPVKPERQLICVPILPYLRGWLGGQIYLLNFGRIMASLPKSQRPRLVVVVMDDVQNNPSLNELVAALFQCNSVIGIFNGAGQSLLLKPLLDRYLQTHRGIHNDQNPQRKLFAKVDWTFPVLYPSWGLATVPRPIFWIPDFQHRFWPKYFKAEELLARDRDIIALAKRSVPIVFSSRDAESHLHRFYPERHCRSHVWHFHAAPDPEPLIGDTGEYAALDLPQRFYYTPNQFWPHKNHVTLFRALRRLLDDGHDITFVCTGSDLSLEPDSHQRHLLSLIAELNLGRNLRLLGVLPRALQFELFRRACAIIQPSLFEGWSTVIEDARALGRPLIVSDISLHREQVDDGAIFFSAQDHISLAAAVSQADSRLAPGPDIERENTSREALRGSIIESARAFLDILGSESSRHSRET